From Papilio machaon chromosome 29, ilPapMach1.1, whole genome shotgun sequence, one genomic window encodes:
- the LOC106711940 gene encoding zinc finger protein 813 codes for MKEININIEGYNVNGICVGCLNYNRKMFYRDEVKEFYKMWAKIDVPDGLTIQVCWECLASVTSAVRFRRQILKAYNVLMEYSNKQIFLNSPNDFTKYATSRLTSSNLMHDSIILHHIKEEDGINIDIVKQEDVTNKDDQNLDIQLKGIESPKAEDITDSYFDNFLEDSHPQSSDDDIQLSKLKTKKKKRKNKGDKSKKRVKDDELPVTFVSEIDNKLDETVKRSRKLKNLPEDFVELHTMSEEEMWQVRAKDVTREEFVTLKYKCDDCLTSFNTEKLMNYHLNGKHVLKSEADVQCDVCKAYFITRDNMSCHRALHLTAYKCRVCGDVTTRKRCILKHVRTEHGAPGTACITCGKTFSSESKLSYHRGVCHKESPQCDCCGKVFASKLTLKYHLKILTPKQPEEKVHLPCKGCDKVFYSKKSYRAHVVIHNGETYPCPICGKQFQWKRNLARHTRNHRERDAGATHECRECGKTFSSRDCYNNHMRLSKRHVPEDAYIHSCNYCGKKFASKWCMVDHIDWDHLKVIKYQCSVCLKAFKTAKIMVAHMNNIHEGKKNKEPESEHLCEICGKSYKSVKRLKGHVWAMHTNRSSTKTFKCKLCPATFTWQTSIYKHMKMMHDSSKRNKQTRITTVKKQDLYPEIELTNRMEYFQQNLANNIQNMVQAQPPPLHIVQNII; via the exons ATgaaggaaataaatataaacatcgaAGGATATAATGTAAACGGCATTTGTGTCGGATGTCTCAATTACAATCGCAAAATGTTTTACCGCGACGaagttaaagaattttataaaatgtgggCTAAAATAGAT GTTCCAGATGGCTTAACAATCCAAGTATGTTGGGAATGTCTTGCATCAGTTACCTCCGCAGTACGGTTCCGGCGACAAATTCTTAAAGCATATAATGTGCTTATGGAATATTCAAATAAG caaatatttttaaattctcccaatgattttacaaaatatgctACGAGCCGACTAACTTCTTCAAACTTAATGCATGACTCAATTATACTACATCATATAAAAGAAGAAGACGGTATCAATATAGATATTGTTAAACAAGAAGACGTGACAAATAAAGATGACCAGAATTTAg ATATACAATTGAAAGGAATAGAAAGTCCAAAAGCAGAAGATATAACAGACAGTTATTTTGATAACTTTCTAGAAGATTCTCATCCGCAATCCTCCGATGACGATATCCAACtgtctaaattaaaaactaaaaagaaaaaaagaaagaataaaGGTGACAAAAGTAAAAAGAGAGTAAAAGATGATGAATTGCCAGTGACTTTTGTATCTGAg atagataataaattagatGAAACAGTAAAGCGTTCtagaaaattaaagaatttacCAGAAGATTTTGTAGAATTGCATACAATGAGTGAAGAAGAAATGTGGCAAGTCCGTGCTAAAGATGTGACTAGAGAGGAATTTGTTACActcaaatataaatgtgatGATTGTCTTACAAGTTTTAATACGGAGAAACTTATGAATTACCATTTAAATGGGAAACATGTCCTG AAAAGTGAGGCGGATGTACAATGTGACGTTTGCAAAGCGTACTTTATAACACGTGACAATATGTCATGTCACCGCGCGTTGCATCTGACAGCTTATAAATGTCGTGTCTGTGGTGACGTCACAACACGCAAGCGATGTATACTGAAACATGTGAGAACAGAACATGGAGCGCCAGGAACAGCTTGTATTACTTGCGGGAAAACTTTCtc TTCAGAATCGAAGTTGAGTTATCACAGAGGTGTATGTCACAAGGAAAGTCCTCAGTGTGACTGTTGTGGGAAAGTCTTTGCTAGTAAATTGACACTAAAATACCATTTAAA AATACTAACACCGAAGCAACCAGAAGAAAAAGTACATTTACCTTGCAAAGGATgtgataaagttttttattcaaagaaaagTTATAGAGCTCATGt TGTGATCCACAACGGTGAGACATACCCGTGTCCTATCTGCGGCAAACAGTTCCAATGGAAGCGCAACCTCGCGCGGCACACGCGTAACCACCGCGAGAGAGACGCGGGCGCGACGCACGAATGTAGAGAGTGCGGGAAAACATTCTCTAGTAGAGATTGTTATAACAACCATATGAGGTTGAGTAAACGACATGTGCCTGAAGACGCGTATAT ccACTCTTGTAACTATTGTGGTAAAAAGTTCGCGTCAAAATGGTGTATGGTGGATCATATTGACTGGGATCatcttaaagttataaaatatcaatgcaGTGTTTGCTTAAAG GCGTTTAAAACAGCAAAAATAATGGTCGCCCACATGAATAATATACACgaaggtaaaaaaaacaaagaaccAGAATCGGAACATTTGTGTGAAATTTGTGGTAAATCTTATAAG tCCGTTAAACGTCTAAAAGGTCATGTATGGGCAATGCATACAAACCGTTCATCCACAAAGACGTTCAAATGCAAACTATGTCCGGCCACATTTACCTGGCagacatctatatataaacatatgaAGATGATGCATGACTCCAGTAAGCGGAATAAG CAAACAAGAATAACTACAGTGAAGAAGCAAGATCTTTACCCCGAGATAGAGTTAACAAATAGAATGGAATATTTTCAGCAGAATTTAGCAAATAACATACAGAATATGGTACAAGCACAACCCCCGCCATTAcacattgtacaaaatattatctaa
- the LOC106711941 gene encoding U6 snRNA-associated Sm-like protein LSm4: protein MLPLSLLRTAQNHPMLVELKNGETYNGHLVSCDNWMNINLREVICTSRDGDKFWRMPECYIRGSTIKYLRIPDEVIDMVKEESQIKARGRNEVSKGRGGQNMRSGRGGGRGAFGNRGRPAPLARGGGNTGRNPQNKNKK from the coding sequence ATGCTGCCGTTATCTTTATTAAGAACAGCACAGAACCATCCGATGTTAGTCGAATTGAAGAATGGTGAAACATACAACGGTCACCTCGTTAGTTGTGATAACTGGATGAACATAAACTTACGAGAAGTAATTTGCACATCTAGAGACGGAGACAAGTTCTGGAGGATGCCTGAATGTTACATTCGTGGTAGTACCATAAAATACCTTCGGATACCTGACGAGGTTATAGATATGGTGAAAGAAGAATCGCAAATCAAAGCTCGTGGTCGTAATGAAGTTTCTAAGGGTCGCGGTGGTCAGAACATGAGATCTGGTCGCGGAGGCGGTCGCGGTGCGTTCGGAAACCGCGGCAGACCGGCGCCGTTGGCGAGAGGCGGCGGAAACACTGGTAGAAATCCACAGAACAAAAATAAGAAGTaa